In Thermococcus celericrescens, the DNA window TTTTAGTTCATCGTAGTCCAGGCCCACTGCCTCGGCTATGACTCTCCTAATCGAAGGAGAAGCGTAGGAATCATAGGCCATTGCAGTGGCAACGTATTCCGCCAGCCTCTCGGGCTCCCCTGGCGGATAGCCGAAGATGTGGAGGCCAAGGTTTATCTGGGAGCCCCTCATCAGCTCAACGTAGCGGTGTATCTCCTCTATCGTCTGCTCTTCATTTTCAGGGTTCGCTATTCTCAGCCTGTTTTCCTTGGCCTTCTCAAGAATCCCCTCGTAAATCTTCCTTCTCCTCGCCTCATCTCCCAGGTTCTTAGCCTTTGCATACTGGGTCAGGAGGGAGTCCAGATCGTCCAGAACCTCCGCCATTCCCATCGGGGGGTAGATGTGGTCTACAAGCGCTGCGTAGCTTCTCCTCTTGGCAATGACTCCCTCCATTGGATTGGAGACAGCATAAACGTAGAGGTGAGGGACGTCGTCCAAAGAAGCTTCAGGTACACATGAAGGAGAAAGCCCAACGCCTTTTCCGGGCCGGAACTCAAGGTAGCCGTGGGTTCCGAAGTGAATCATTACATCAGCATTGAATTTCCTGGTTATCCACCTGTAAACGGCCCACCACTGGTGCGGTGGGGTTATCGTTGGGTCATGCAGAATTCTGCACACCTTTCCATCACACCTCGCCCCGGCGCAACCGAACTTGGGCTGGGGGGTTATGAGGACGTTTCCGAACCTTATCCCCGGGACGACGAAATTTCCATCATAGACCATACCGACCAGCGCTTTCTCAACTTTTCCAGCCAGGACATCCTCAGGTCTTCCCCAGTCCCTGACGATTCTTTCCCTCAGGTCATCCGGCAGCTCGTTGAACCACTCCAGGTACTCCTCTAAGCTTAAGAAGTCAATCGCTCCACCGCTTTTGACGATCTCCTCAACGCTCGTCCATCTGAACTCGCTTATCGCCTTCCTCTCTAGGATCAGCTTTATCAGCTCTTCACCGTTCTCCGGCAGGTCCTCGCCAACGTAGTATCCTTCTTCTTTGAGCCTGTGCAGAAGTCTGACGATGCTCTCGGGAACATCCAGGCCAAGGCCAACGGCGACGTTCGCCTCAAGGCCTTTGCACGGCGGGTTTATCAAAACGATTGCTATCCTAACTTCATCCTTGGGCTTCTTCCTGAGCTCAACCCACTTCTTCACCCTTCTGGCCAGGTACCTCATGTGCTCTTCATAGGGCTCGCCCTTCTTGTAGCCCTCAATGTTTCTGGTTCCGGCTATGAAAATCGGCTCAATTGCACCCGCAACTTCCGGAATTATCACCCCATAGACCTGAGTCATGTAGTCAACGCCCTTCTCGCTTTTCTTCCAATCCTCGACGGACTGGTAGTAGGACCTTATCGGAGCAAAGACCGGGACGTTGAGCCTCTGCAGGTTCTTCAGCTCGACCGTGCCGAAGGAGATTAAGCTCACGAGGGCCTCTACAACCGGCTTTCCATCCTTCATGAAGAACTCCTCAACGGCCTCGCTCTTTTCCCTTCCAAGCCCCGTCCCTGAGTCTTTTCCGTAGGTGAAGACCGGGATTACCCCAAAGCCTTCCTCTTCAAGGGCCCTGATGAGCGCTCCAATTGGTCTGAAGTCCTTGTAGAGCCAGGCACTCCTCCAGAAGAGAACTCCAATGAGAGGCCCCTTCCCGTAGGCTTTCAGGTATTCGTCGAGACTTTCAAAAAGTCCCAGCTCAGGGTGGTAAATGCCGTGCATCGGCACCTCCTGGGGATCTTCGTAATCAATCTCCACTCCAGCGAGGCCCGCAAGGAACCTGACCAGGTTCCTCAGGTTCTTTTCGCCTCCGAGGACGTAGTAAGTTTTGGCCTTGATCAGAACCTCCTCCGGGACGTTTGCCAGGCCCTCCAGGCCGGCGCAGGCAATGACTTTAGCCCTGCTCTCTCTAATCCTCTCCTCCACTATTTCGGGAAGCTCATGGGCGTAGATGAAGATTACATCCGACTTCTCTATCCTCTCCAGCTCTCTTTCACAGTTCTGGTCGGTGAGCACGAGCCCATCTATTCTCTCCTCATCAAGTATCTCTTCCAGCAGGGGCAGGGGCCTCGCGCCGTACCCCAGGATGAAGCATATCATTGAATCACCTCCGTTCTGGGGAGTATGAGCCTGAAGCCGTCGAACTCAAGGACGCATACGGGGACGCCGTAGACATCGCGGAGCATCTCCTCGCGCAGGACTTCACGCGGTCTCCCGGTGGCCCTGATCTTGCCCTCCTTGACGAGGGCTATCCTGTCGGAGTAGAGGGAGGCCAAATTGGGGTCGTGGAGCGTCATGATGGCCAAGATGCCCTCTTCCCGCGCGAGCCTCTTGACTATCCCGAGGACTTTGACCTGGTTCTTGAAGTCAAGGTGAGCCGTTGGCTCGTCGAGGAGCAGAACCCTCGGCTCCTGGACGAGGGCCCTCGCTATCAGAACCAGCTGCATCTGTCCGCCGCTCAGCTGGGTGTAAGGTTTATCCTTAAAGCGCTCGAGTCCGAGGAGCCTGAGCTTTTCGAGGGCTTTCTCGTAGTGCTCATTTCCAGGGCTCTCAAAGGGGCCGAGCTGGGAAGCTAAACCCGTGACGACCACGTCCAGAACCGTGTAGGGGAAGGGCGGCGTGTGGGACTGGGGGACGTAGCCGGCCAGCTTGGCCCTCTCCCTGATGGGCAGTCCGTGGAAGTCCCGGCCGTCAATGAAGACGCACCTCTCCTTTGGCTTCAACAGCCCGTAGATTGCCTTCAGTATGGTGGTCTTCCCGCTCCCGTTGGGGCCGAGGAGCGTCACGACTTCCCCTTCCCTCACCTCGAGGGTGACCCCCTCGATGCTGAAATCACCGTAGCTGAACGATAGGCCTCTGATCTCAAGCATCCCATCCACCGCCCGTTTTTCTGAGCAGGTAAGCGAAGAAGGGAATTCCAAGGAGGGTCGTTATTATACCGATCGGTATCTCGTAGGTTGCCACAGACCTCGCGAGCGTATCGGCTAAGGCCATAAACGAAGCCCCGAGGGTTATCGTCAGGGGTATCAGGGTCTTGTGGTCCGGGCCAAAGGCCATCCTGACTATGTGCGGTATCATCAGCCCGACCCACCCGATTATACCGCAGAAGGCTATTGAGACGGCCGTTATCATGGAGACGACGACTATGAAGACGAACTTCAGCTTTTCGGTCTCGACACCCACGATTTTGGCCTCCTCACCGAAGGAGAGCACGTTCAGCTGCCAGCGCATTGAGTATATCAGGAAACAGCCGGCGAGGATCACCGGGAAGGCCACTCTGACCGAGCCCCAGTCAGAGTTGGCGAAGCTCCCCATGAGCCAGTAGACGATGCTCGCCAGCTTGTCGTGCTCCATGAGGAACTTGAGGAGGGATGTTAAAGCTGAGAAGAAGGCGTTGACTATGATTCCAGCGAGAACTAGCGAGACTGGGGTTATCCTCCCGCCGACCCTCGCCAGCGAGGTCGTTATGAAGACCGCGAGGAGCGCGAAGGCGAACGCTGAAGGAGTAACCCCTATGCCAACGGAGAGGCCTATGGCCAAAGCCGCACCGAATGCAGCCCCGGAAGAGATGCCGAGGATGTAGCTGTTGACGAGGGGGTTCCTGAATATGGCCTGCAGGACGGCGCCCGAAATGGCAAGGGCCGAACCGACGAGCATGGCCATCAGGACGCGGGGGAAGCGTATCTCAAAGAGTATGGTCTGGTAAACGCTCGGGTAGGGAACTGTGACGGAGAAGGATACCTTCCCGAGGGTTAAAGTTCTCAAAACTTCGGAGATGATCTGAGCCACTTTAAGGAGCACCATACTCACGACGGCGGAGGGAGGAATTGGATATGTCCCTATACACAGGCTTACGATGAGGGCAAGAACCGGGGAGAGCAAAAAGGAAAGGTGGAGGGCCTTCCTCATGCTCACCCACCCTGGTAGAACGGGCTGTAGAACTTCTCAATCAGCTCGTCCCTGACCGACTCCCAGCTCTGGTAGCGGTCGGGGTAGATTATGTTGGCCATCTGGTAGAGGCCGACTATTATCCTCGGGCCCCAGTCGAGGTAGCCCTTTGAACCCGCGAGGATGCCGTAGACGTGTCCTTCCCTCACGGCCTTGATTTCCTGCCACCTTGAGTCATTTTTAATGCCGTTCACGGCGTTGTCAAGCCTGTCCTGGCTGAATGACGTCAGGATTAAAACGTCCGTGTCGTTGCCCCAGTAGGTTATTATCTTCTCGAGGTCGAGCTTGGGCCACTGGGTATCGAAGGTCATGTCGAAAGCTAAGTTGTGGGCACCGACGAGCTCCACCATGCTCGCCCACGCGCTCCCGTTGGCGTAGACAGTGACCGGGCCGGCGATGTCCTTGGGGGCGCTTATGAGGAGGGCGTTCTTCCTCTCGCTCTCCGGAATCTGGGCGGCGGTTTCCTTCACGGCGCTGAGCTTCTCCTTCATCCATCCTGCCAGCTCACCGGCCTTCTCTTCCTCACCAAACACCTTTCCAAGGAGATTAACGACCTCCACGTTATCCCCGATGGTCCTAGCAGTGAGCGCTATGACGGGTATGCCGAGCTCTTCCGCCTTCTGTATCGTCTCGGCGTCGGCGTACTTGCCGCCGTACCAGTCGATTATTATGAGGTCTGGATTCAAACCGACGACGGTCTCCCAGTTGAGGCCCTTGAAGTTGCTGCCAACGACGGTCCTGTTCTTCACATCATCCGGGAGGTAGGGATCGTAGGGAACGTACTTGCCTATGCCGACTATCCTGTCCTGGACGCCGAGGATGCAGAGTATCTCCGCCCAGTAGCCGGAGAGCACTATCACCCTCTCGGGCGGCTTATCTATGGTGACGGTCCTTCCCGCGAAGTCCGTGACGGTTATCGGGTACCTGGGAGGGGCAGTGGTTGTTGGGGACGAAGCCGTCTCCGCTGGGCTGGAGGAGGACGGGGTGGTAGTCGTAGTAGTTTCGCCGCCTATACAGCCGCTCGCCACGACGGCGAGGAGCAAGACACCGACCAGAAACAGTGTGAATGTCTTTCCGCGGGATTCCATCGTGCTCACCGCCATTGTGCTACCAATTTCTAATTTAGTAATACAAAGCTCGAAGGATATTGCTAATTTTTAACACTTTTTAAAACAGCAGGTTCATAACTTATGGTTTCGATAACACCAAAACGAAAAGAATTAAGCCCACCTGTTTATGTGAAATTCAATACCAAGCTCATCAAGCCTCTCTCCAAGATTTCTGACTTCGTCTTCCGGCCAGCAGTGGGCGGAGCACCATGCTTCGTCGCGAGGATTCGTCAGCGGTTTTCCAACAAGAGGATTAATGACGACGTAAAACTCCGTGTCGAGGTGTCCGAGCCCTTCCTCGATCCATGGCCATACGTCAAAGCCCTTGGGAACGGGAATGCGAAGTTCAAGGGGAAGACCGTAGTTGGATACCAGCTCAAGTCCCCGCAGGAACAGCCTCCAGAGCCGTTCGCTGGCTTTCTCGGGAAGGCCATAGAGAGCAGCCGGGGGTGCCTTCAGGTCGGTCGCGATGTGATCAACTAGCCCGGCATTAAGGAGTTTTTCAAGCGGCCCAACGAGGGTGAGGTTCGTGTTGAGGCTGACGGGAACGTCAAGAGCCTTCACACAGGCTAACAGCGATGAAAGCTCGGCCCACTGTATCAGCGGCTCGCCACCGGTGACGTGGAAGTAATCGACGAGGAAGGAGTTCACCTCAAGCTCCTCAAGCATTGCCCCCCGTTCCAGCTCGAAGCAGCCTTTTCCCTCAGCTATCCTCCAGTTGTGGCAGAAGGGACACCTCAGGTTGCACCCGCACAGCCAGAGCGTAAAGGTGATCTTCCCGTGAACATCCACCATGCTGACGGCTTTCCAGCCACTTGTGAGCATCGAATCACCCCCAAGAGAAAAGAAGGTGTCAGGAGGTGTAGTGCCTCCTCGTCCAGAACTCCTTCTTCCTGAAGGGGTTCCAGTTCTTGAGCGGGCGGTAGTAGCCGATAATCCTGCTCCATATCTCGACGTTCTCGCTTCCGCAGCGCGGGCAGTGGGTGTGAAGGCCCGTAGTTGAGTGGTTACAGTCGTTGCAGACTGTCACTGCAGGGGTGTAGCTCCAGTATACGAGGTCCGTCCTCATGAGCCTCTTGGTAAGCTTTGCTAAAGCCTCCGGGTCCGGCTCTTCCCCCAAGAAGATGTGCATCATCACTCCACCGGTGAAGCTCCTCTGAACCTTTTCCTCTATGCGTATCCTGTCGCCCAGCTCAAGCGGGCCGTAGTAGGGCGCTATGCTGGTGGAGTAAACTGGATTGTCAACGTCGCTCAGGCAGTCCTTTAGCCAGGGGAACTCGCGGAGATCCCTTATGGCAAGCTTTGCCGCAGCGCTCTCTCCCGGAACTTCCTCAACGTTCCACGGCGTCCCACTTTCTTTCATCCACTCCCTCGCTTTAGCAGTGGCGAACTCGACCATATCCTTCATCAGCTCCGCAGCTTTGAGCCAGTCCTTCCTCGTGCCCTCAGTCCAGAGTCCAGGTTCGTTGAGGTAAATTGCAGCCGCCTCTGGCAAACCAAGAATTCCTACTGTATTGAAGTGGCTCGACGGGAACTCCTCGAGGTAGAGATGGATCATCTGATACATCCCGCGGTAGTTCGTTATCAGTCTCACGTAGCGCTCACGGAACCAGTCGGTGGTGTCCCTGACGACCTGGAGAACGCGCTCGTACTCTTCCCAGAACTTATCGTCATCGCCATTGGCTTTGAGTGCAAGTCTCGGAAGGTTGACCGTCGTGACGTTCACGGAGCCGGTGACGTCGGGCATCGCCCAGAGGCCGCCGAAGCGCTGCCTCTCAACTTCATTCAGCCATTGCTCTTTTGTATCACCCGCATTAAAGCTAAAAACCTCTTTCATTTCGTTTTTATCTATTACAAGCCTGCAGCACATCGAGAAGCTTGCGTCCGGGTCTACAACGTTCGTGTTGAGCCAGTAGAAGCTTCCGCGCTTTGAAGCGGTTGTAAAGACGGCCTCGAAGACCTCTGGATCGTCCCAGAGCATTTTGGCGGTGACCATCAGGGTAGGAATAGGGAACGTGAAGGGCTGACCTATCGCGTCACCCTCTCTGAGCACTTCAGTCAGGGCTATGAAGAACTCCCTGGCTTCTCTCTCGTACTCTCCGAGCGGATCAAGCTTTTTGCCATCGTAAACCGCGTGGTCGCCTTCGAGCATCTTCTTTGGTGCATCCAGCGTTACCGTGAAGTTGGTGAAGGGTGTTTGGAGACCGACCCTGCTCGGATAGTTGAGGTTGTAGACCAGTCTCTGAATGTTCTGCCGTATCTTCCTCCTGTCGAGGCCCTCTTTCCTTATGAACGGCCCCGCGTACCACTCGATGCTTGAGAGGGCCTGAGCGCCGCTGAAGTAGTGCTGCATGGTTATGAGGTAGTTGGCTATGTGGTCGACGTAGGTGTCGAAGTGTTTGGCCGGCCTCGATATTATCGTTGGCGTCTTTAGACCCTTCTCAAGGAGTCTCGCCGTGCTGTGGCCCGTGCAGTAAGGGATGTAGAGACTGTAGGGAAGCTTGTGGATGTAGATGTCGCCGCTGAAGTGGGCCTCCCTGCCCTCCGCCGGGATGAGCGAGAGGTGCTCTTTGAGCGCTTCTTCCATCACGTAGGCAAAGAAGCCGGTTGGTCCGGGATAGCGGTTTGCATTTTCGAGAACGTCGAGACTGCTCCAGCCGGCGTACTCCTGGATAATGTCCTTCCTCACGGTTTCCATTTTCAACCACCCGGATAATTTATCCAATGACCGGAGGGGCAAATGCCCGATATAACGCTTCCCCTTGAACCTGCGGGCATTTATCCAAGATCCCCAGTGAAATTGCGTCAAACGACAAGTTGGACAAAATATCCATTGAATTTAAGACAGACAAACTGACAACACAGGAAGCCACTGAAACAAGTATCGACAAATAATTGTCATCCATACAAAATGCTAAATCAATATTCGACTATAAAAAACAGTTCCTGGCGACCATAGCTTTTTAACCCGTTCGGCGAACCGAAACCAGGTGATGTGAAAATGGGCGACATCAAGGCCGAGTGGGAGAAGGCTCTGGAAGAGAAGGACTGCGAGAAGCTGCTCGAGCTCTTTGACGATTACATAGACTCCATAGAGGACGAGGAGACCCTCAGAAAGGAGCTCGAGAGGCTCAAGGGGGTCGCCGAGGAGTGCGAGGATCCCTACGACCTGCTCCACGAGATAGGCCACGTCTACGCGCACCTCGACGACGCTGAGGCCGGAATCGAGCTCTACAGGAGGGTGGCCGAGAGGAAGAAGGATGACCCCGAGGAGTACGCGACTGCTCTCTACTATCTGGCCGATGCTTACGAGCACTTCGGCATGCCCGAGAAGGCAATTGAGACCTACCAGAAGCTCCTCAAACTCGAGGAAGAGGTTCTGAAGAACGAGAGGGAGATAGCGCTCACGCTGGCGAACCTCGCTGTGAACTACGACGAGCTCGGCGAGACCGAGAAGGCCATCGAGCTCATGGAGCGCGCAAGGGAGATTTTCGAGAGGCTCAACGACGAGAAGAACCACATGATAAGCCTCCTCGACCTGGCGCACTTCAGGTACGAGGTTGGGGACTACAATACCGCTGAGGCGCTGATAAACGAGGTTCTCCGGAACCCGAGGGACGACGAGATTGAGATAAACGCCAGGCTGGTCGAGGCGGAGATATTCGCCGGAAGGGATGAGTACGACAGGGCCTTCAGGGCCATACGGGACGCCCTCGTAAAGGCCATAAACGTGAGCGACGAGATTTTTGGCCTCGTCTTCGACACGCTGACGGATTTCATCGAGGGGCTCTTCAACGAGGGCTCCTACGGCGTTGTAGCGGAGAACATGGAGTCCTTTGCGGAGCTCTTTGAGGACGATACCGCCTACTTCTTCAGGGCCATCGCCGAGCTGGCGCGCTGGAAGGCCGGAGAGGACGGTGCGAAGGAGCGCTTTGACGGGCTCTACTCCAAGGTGGAGAACGAGGAGCTCCGCTCGGTTCTGGACGAGTGGAAGAGGCCGAAGCTGAGCCTGAGCGTGGGGCTTTAGACTTCCATTTTTCTATTCAACGCCTTCGTATATCGCTCTATTTCCAGGAGACTTTTTCTGATAACATTCTCCCCAGCGTTCCATATTTCGATCCCGACGACATTTCCTTCCTCATCGTACTCGAACCACACGTCTTCGTCAACTTCGTCGGTGTCTGCCACCGGGCCCTCTCTGATCAGAATATAGAGGATATCAGCCTTTGGGTCATACCTAACCTTCATACCTCAACCCACCTCCGGGATGATAATCTCATTTCAATGATTTTATCAAGGCTCTTACTTTTTCTCTCCTGAAAGCCTCGCCCTTCAGAGTGGCGAAGAAGATCAGGATAACAGTATAGAGAAAAGGAACGAGGATTCAGATCCTCGAGACGGTCTCAACTTCCGCGCTCTCGACGTTCTCGACCTCGCGGAAGAGATCGGCGACGGCGTCGTAGGAGTAGCCCTCTTCGTCCCTCCCGAGGACGTAGAACTTGAGGGCAACGAGGCCGAAGGCAATCGGCTCGCGCTCGACCTTGGCGAGGCCGAACTTCTCGGGGATAACAGCTTTCAGCTTCTCCTCGAGCTCGTCGAGGTTCACATCGGGGTCGGTCGGCATGACCTTAATAACACCAACGAGGTTGAAGTCGCTCATCTTTTTCACCTCCAGACTAATTCACGGCCCCTCCCAGCCGCACTTGGGGCACTTGTAGGGGACTGAGAGGACCCTGCAGCTTTCACAGCGCCAGATGATCTCCTCGCCACAGTTCGGGCAGACGAAGTGAGTGGCGTGCTCCCTAGGGGTTATCTCCTTTCCGCATGATGTGCATACGGGTATCTCGAACTTGGCTTCCACTGCGAACACCTCCGAGAAAGGTGGTTTTAATCACTGGTGGGCATTGAGGGGGTTGGCTTATAAACCTTTCTCTGGGAAAAGGCGCGAACTACAGGGGGATCACCTGGCCAAGTCCTTCAATTCTGAGCTTCAGGCTTTCTATCTCATCCATACGCCCACCCCAGTATCTTCTCCTTTCCAAGGTTGTCTATCACTTTCCACTCTCCAATGCTCCTCCCGTGGGATGGGAGAGTTGGAACGAGCTTCGTCCAGCCCTTAACTCTGCTCCTTAGATGGTTAAGAACCTCCTCTGGGATGTCGACCCCCAACTCGTTTTTGAGGAGCTCCAGAACATAGCCAGTCCTCTGGCAGAGGGAGTCACTGGCAAAGCGTTCGAAGTAGCCCAAGAATTCGTCCCAGTCAAGTTTTTCGACCTCGTAGAGGGCCTTGGTTATCTCGGAGTAGCCCCCGCAGTATCTCGGCTTGTAGAAGCAGTCAAAGAACGTCTTCGCGAGGGTGGAGGTGTAGACTCCATCCTTAAGCGTCATTCCAGTGGCCTTTTCCCCGAGGGCAACGGCCCTGATAGTGTATTCCCCGATGGTTCTCTCACCGGACTTCCTAGGTGTGGCCACGAATATTGTGAACGGCTCGTAGTCGAGCAGGTCATAAAGCCTCAGGGCGGAAGAGAATGCTATGTATCCCGGGAACAGGGCGAGGGCTATCCTGTAGGGGTTTTTTATCGAGGGGTTTCCAGGGTGTTCATTGACGAGGTAGAGGCCCTTCTTCAGCCTCGTGAGGTAGCCCTTCTTTGAGAGGCTCCAAAGGACCTTTTTAACCATCCCCCTGCTGAGACGTGGGAAGAGTTCTCTGATCTCGTCAGCACTCACTATATCGGTTCCTCGTATCGCCCCCATTATGCCCTGTTCAGTTTTTGTAAGGTAGTAATTTTTCTGCATATAGTGACCAATGTGGTAACTTTCTCAATAAAATTTTCGGGACTAGGTTATAGGGTGGGACTTTTGATAACGCACTCGCTCATCTTGATGTGGTGAATGCGGGGTTCCACCCCGCACCCCGATTTATTTTGAATTACTGGGGGGCTCCGCCCCCACGCCCCCAAGTTCCTAACGCATCATAGTACCTGCAAGCTTCTAACTTTTAGTCTGTCCAGACAGAACAAAATCCCCATGTTTTAGTCGACTTGAGCAGACTAGAATCCAACTTCCAGCAAAGATTGACCAAGAGTTCTCGCGGATACGTACAATAAAGAGAAGTTGTCTCTTAGAAATTGACGTCTTTGGCTGGGCATCAAACAACATGTCTGGACACACCCCATTATGGGGGATGTCCAGAGAGATACATAGAGTTGAGGGGCTTTAGCTGTCAATGAACCAGCTTCAGCGCTGTTCTGCTGCCATTAGAACGTCCACAGGCAGTTGATTTTGCTAGCACCTCCTATCCAGAGGAGGATTTAATTCAAAGCCGGGAAGGCTTCTGTAGTTAAAGGGAAGCCAGAAAACTCGTGTCCATGTGAAATAGAAAAGGTTGAAGAGGTTGTCGAGAAGACACTAAACTTCCTCCGTTGACATCCTATTTCCCCGTTGAATCTGCATAAAGTTTTTATTTTTTCTTCAGAAATGCCTGTTGATGTCTTTCGTTGGTTATTTCAAAATGGATAAGGAAAACATTGAAGAATACTTCCCATGCGATGAACTTGTGAATGAGCTACTCGACTTACTTATCCATGATTATCACGTCATCGGAATAAGGGGCTTTCGAAGAAGTGGCAAGTCTTCACTCATAAAGTACTTTTTATCATTCTTTTCAGCTGAAGATTTTGAAGTAAGGTATGTTGATATTTCAAAGGTCAAAGACCACACGAGCGTCGAAAATACACTCAAAAACATAAAAGAAAAACTGAATGACAAACCAACATTATGGAAAGTCATCAAAGAACTTATTGCACTGAAGAATGAGAGGGTTGCAAGAAACGCTGAGAAGATTCATGATTTTATAAACCAAAAGAAAAAAGAAGAAAAGATCAAAATATATGCCTTTGATGAAGTGCAATCATTTGCAATACGTCAGGGATCCTACTTTTCCAAAGAAGACGCGTATATTTTTGTTGAGTTTATAAACAACCATATCGATGATAATACATATATAATTTTCACAGGTTCACAGGTAGGGGCTTTCAATAAATTTCTCAAAATCTACGACAAAAAAGTCGTGTCAAAAATGAAGTGTAACAACCATATAGTAGACATAGGACAAATGTCTCCTGAGGACATAGGAGAATTCCTCAGTACTGGGTTTGAGCAGAACCACAAGAACATGCCAGAGGATTTTCCGGATAGAGTTTATGAGTCTATCGGTGGTTTTGTTGGCTACGTTCTTGACGCTGGTAGAATGCTCGCCACATACGGGCATAATGTTATTCACCCCTCAATCGTTGATACAGTAATTCAAAAACAAAAAACTCTCCTTTTTGAGTCAATCGAAGATGAATTGAACGCCCTCGATGAAACACTCAATCTAAGGAGCAGAATGTCACTCGAAATTCTCAAGTTCATAGCAGAGAATGATCCCAATAGAAAGGAGTTACTCGATAAATTCCAAGGAAACATCGATGGTGAAACGTTGAAGACACTACTCAACATACTTGACCAGATGGATCTCATAACTAGGAAGCATAACAAAGTGAGAGCTTACCCATTCATAAAGAATTATTATGGGGCGTTGCTGGATGTTTGAATACCCAACTTATCAGTTCAATAAATACATTCGCTTTGACGAGAAGTTTATCATAGTACGTGGACCACGTTTCTCCGGGAAAACTTGGTTTATTCAGGACATTCCTGGTAAATCAAACATTTATTACATATACATTGACATGGCAGGCGCGATAAAAGCGAGAAAGAAAAATCTCAAGGTATTCCAAGCTATAAAAAAGGATCTTTTTGGTTCAAGAAAGTTTACCATAACAAACATGGAAGGACTCAGTATATCACCATACTGTAAATACTTCAGGTGCTTCTTTGACGAGCTAGAAAATGCAGAGAGAGTAATCTACATAGTCCTCGACCACGCGGAACTACTCAGACCATGGGATCATTACAGGAGACTTTTCAAGGCTGTTATCGACCATTACCACAACATCCGGTTGGTTTTTGTCGCTGGCTCGACGCCCATGCTCATAGAAAGACTCGGAGTAAATGATCCAAAAGCACCACTCTTCGGTCGCTGGGAACGATACATCGACTTCCAATACTGGGATTCACACACCACTTATGAGTATGTAAGAAGCGAGATTCCACAAATTTCTGATGAAGAAATATTTCTCCTTCATGACCTCACTGAAGGGGCCGCACAACTCGTGATGAAATACGTTGAGTACCGGAAGATGATGACGATGGATAAAGCGTTCGCAAAACTCGAGGATTATGTCAAAAAGAAAGTACTCGCTGAAATGTCCAACAGTGAATGGGGCTTAAGAATAATAAAAGCAATAGCAATAGACACGGTTGGTGGGGGATACACATCACTCAAACGGATATACGAACGATTACCAGGGTATAACAAAGACAATGTGAAAGTAATGTTCTATGAGTTACTTCGCTATGACATTATAGAAAACATTGGGGGCAATATCAGGTTGAAACCACGAATTCTTTCACACATATTTATTAAATAGTTGCCCCCTATCGCCTTACTCAGTAAGATGATTGGGGGCTAAATTTTGACATAAAATTGTTTAAAAAGCCATCATTGTTTGAGTTGAATTTTTAGCTTTTTGACGCGACTCTGATCTCTTGCTTTGAGAATCGGGGTTAGTTCGTTGGAACCGTTGTCTCTCAGGATGTGAGGAAGTCTGCCTCAAAACTGCTCGGAAGTTTGCATGTATCTTCAAAACTGCAAATTGAACGTGGGTTTCATACAAAAACATGCAATTTAGACAGTTCTATCCTCCTTTAACGCCCTCCAAGCGTTGTACTAAAAGTAAAGCACTTCCAAAACAGCAATTGA includes these proteins:
- a CDS encoding cobaltochelatase subunit CobN; translated protein: MICFILGYGARPLPLLEEILDEERIDGLVLTDQNCERELERIEKSDVIFIYAHELPEIVEERIRESRAKVIACAGLEGLANVPEEVLIKAKTYYVLGGEKNLRNLVRFLAGLAGVEIDYEDPQEVPMHGIYHPELGLFESLDEYLKAYGKGPLIGVLFWRSAWLYKDFRPIGALIRALEEEGFGVIPVFTYGKDSGTGLGREKSEAVEEFFMKDGKPVVEALVSLISFGTVELKNLQRLNVPVFAPIRSYYQSVEDWKKSEKGVDYMTQVYGVIIPEVAGAIEPIFIAGTRNIEGYKKGEPYEEHMRYLARRVKKWVELRKKPKDEVRIAIVLINPPCKGLEANVAVGLGLDVPESIVRLLHRLKEEGYYVGEDLPENGEELIKLILERKAISEFRWTSVEEIVKSGGAIDFLSLEEYLEWFNELPDDLRERIVRDWGRPEDVLAGKVEKALVGMVYDGNFVVPGIRFGNVLITPQPKFGCAGARCDGKVCRILHDPTITPPHQWWAVYRWITRKFNADVMIHFGTHGYLEFRPGKGVGLSPSCVPEASLDDVPHLYVYAVSNPMEGVIAKRRSYAALVDHIYPPMGMAEVLDDLDSLLTQYAKAKNLGDEARRRKIYEGILEKAKENRLRIANPENEEQTIEEIHRYVELMRGSQINLGLHIFGYPPGEPERLAEYVATAMAYDSYASPSIRRVIAEAVGLDYDELKKNPLGTTNGFTNRELLEIFQGIAVKSLERLLKGESFEVIGEEIEKFGFKVTEKEKLEETFGKALEVAGKIIGCKKEHEGFLKGLKGEYVEPGPSGAITRGKFEILPTGRNFYAVDPRTLPTKAAWQIGVETAEKLLEEYMKKHGKYPESVGQVLWSIDGYKADGEQIAQILYLIGVRPVWKEDVVAGLEVIPLEELGRPRIDVLVRISGIVRDTLPNYIYLIDEAIEKVVTLDEPPEMNYIRKHYVEHIKKLIELGKSFEEAQRFARFRVFSAPPGAYGAGVNLAVESSGWKSDEDLAKVWIQWSGYAYGKDTFGVEAYDSLVLSLKEVDVINRNHISDEHDPTNCCCYFAHHGGFKAAVDALTGKNAEVVQTDTRDTSDTKTVEVKVELERVVRTKLLNERWIEEMKKHGYRGASEFSKKINHLYGWEATTKLVEDWVFDEIAGKYVLDEEMRRWFEEHNPYAIEEIARRLIEAYERGLWETSEELIERLMEVYSEIEGILEESLGEGEVQGGTIEIYTAEDDEHWSENMREVEGIWSLVKND
- a CDS encoding ABC transporter ATP-binding protein encodes the protein MLEIRGLSFSYGDFSIEGVTLEVREGEVVTLLGPNGSGKTTILKAIYGLLKPKERCVFIDGRDFHGLPIRERAKLAGYVPQSHTPPFPYTVLDVVVTGLASQLGPFESPGNEHYEKALEKLRLLGLERFKDKPYTQLSGGQMQLVLIARALVQEPRVLLLDEPTAHLDFKNQVKVLGIVKRLAREEGILAIMTLHDPNLASLYSDRIALVKEGKIRATGRPREVLREEMLRDVYGVPVCVLEFDGFRLILPRTEVIQ
- a CDS encoding FecCD family ABC transporter permease yields the protein MRKALHLSFLLSPVLALIVSLCIGTYPIPPSAVVSMVLLKVAQIISEVLRTLTLGKVSFSVTVPYPSVYQTILFEIRFPRVLMAMLVGSALAISGAVLQAIFRNPLVNSYILGISSGAAFGAALAIGLSVGIGVTPSAFAFALLAVFITTSLARVGGRITPVSLVLAGIIVNAFFSALTSLLKFLMEHDKLASIVYWLMGSFANSDWGSVRVAFPVILAGCFLIYSMRWQLNVLSFGEEAKIVGVETEKLKFVFIVVVSMITAVSIAFCGIIGWVGLMIPHIVRMAFGPDHKTLIPLTITLGASFMALADTLARSVATYEIPIGIITTLLGIPFFAYLLRKTGGGWDA